One Campylobacter sputorum subsp. sputorum DNA segment encodes these proteins:
- a CDS encoding F0F1 ATP synthase subunit B family protein yields the protein MLEFDIRLMIFTAIVFLFLIALLNKILYKPVIAFMDKREASIKEDEKNATRNDDDINAYIVKSNEIIINAKNEANKIKQDTLNDAKEKALKELDNKKVNLEEDYSNFISDLNKQKEEFKDSLLSKLPEFKDSLNDKFAKI from the coding sequence GTGTTAGAATTTGATATTCGTTTAATGATATTTACAGCTATAGTTTTTTTATTTCTAATAGCTCTTTTAAATAAAATTTTGTATAAACCTGTAATAGCATTTATGGATAAAAGAGAAGCTTCTATAAAAGAAGATGAGAAAAATGCAACTAGGAATGATGACGATATTAACGCATATATTGTAAAATCAAATGAGATAATAATTAATGCTAAGAATGAAGCAAATAAGATAAAACAAGATACGCTTAATGACGCTAAAGAAAAAGCACTTAAAGAACTTGATAATAAAAAAGTAAATTTAGAAGAAGATTATAGTAATTTTATATCAGATTTAAATAAACAAAAAGAAGAATTTAAAGATAGTTTATTGTCTAAACTTCCTGAATTTAAAGATAGTTTAAACGATAAATTTGCAAAAATTTAA
- a CDS encoding virulence RhuM family protein yields the protein MSEIIIYQDENGVTNLEVMLENETVWLSQKQLSELFDVTTATINEHIKNIYLENELKRDSTIRKFLIVQKEGTRNVKRQIEHYNLDMIISVGYRVKSNIATKFRQWATKTLKEYIIKGFVLDDERLKQAKNSYFDELLERIRDIRSSEKLFWQKVLDIYATSVDYDPRDEISKEFFKTIQNKMHFATHGQTAAEIIFQRADSSKPFMGMTNFSGYKPTKKEAIIAKNYLNENELEILNGIVSSYLEFAELQAKRRKVMKMRDWIKKLDDFLNLSSFDVLQTKGKISHSQAIKKASDEYEKYKAKTINEKSKAEIDFDKFVKKLEDKK from the coding sequence ATGAGTGAGATTATTATTTATCAGGATGAAAATGGTGTTACAAACCTTGAAGTAATGCTTGAAAACGAAACCGTTTGGCTATCACAAAAACAGCTTTCAGAATTATTTGATGTAACGACTGCTACCATAAATGAACATATCAAAAATATCTATCTAGAAAACGAACTTAAAAGAGATTCAACTATTAGGAAATTCCTAATAGTTCAAAAAGAAGGAACAAGAAATGTAAAAAGACAGATAGAGCATTACAACTTAGATATGATTATTTCTGTAGGTTATCGAGTAAAATCAAACATTGCTACTAAATTTAGACAATGGGCGACAAAAACCCTTAAAGAATATATCATTAAAGGTTTTGTATTGGATGATGAAAGGCTAAAACAGGCTAAAAATAGTTATTTTGATGAACTCTTAGAACGAATTAGAGATATAAGAAGTAGTGAAAAATTATTTTGGCAAAAGGTACTTGATATTTATGCTACTAGCGTTGATTATGACCCAAGAGATGAAATTTCAAAAGAATTTTTTAAAACTATTCAAAACAAAATGCACTTTGCCACACACGGACAAACAGCCGCTGAAATAATCTTTCAAAGAGCAGATAGCTCAAAACCATTTATGGGAATGACAAATTTTAGTGGATATAAACCTACTAAAAAAGAGGCGATAATAGCTAAAAACTACCTAAACGAAAACGAACTAGAAATTTTAAATGGCATAGTTTCATCATATCTTGAGTTTGCAGAACTTCAAGCAAAAAGAAGAAAAGTAATGAAAATGAGAGATTGGATAAAAAAACTTGATGATTTTTTAAATTTGTCAAGCTTTGATGTGCTTCAAACAAAAGGTAAAATTTCACACTCACAAGCTATTAAAAAAGCAAGCGATGAATATGAAAAATATAAAGCTAAAACAATAAATGAAAAAAGTAAAGCAGAAATTGACTTTGATAAATTTGTAAAAAAACTGGAAGATAAAAAATGA
- a CDS encoding biotin--[acetyl-CoA-carboxylase] ligase has protein sequence MEFVDEIDSTQKELCERVKHGIVKEPYCIVTKSQTSGIGSRQNSWISENGNLYFSFCVKKIHLPNDIKDVSVSIYFSCILKEILNEFGSRVWLKWPNDFYINDKKIGGTITTKINDFFICGIGLNLVNCPTNAAFLDITLSANDIVYAFIDRLKKRISWKQIFSKFLIEFQKSREFTFHNENNELISLKNAILCDDGSILINNKRMYSLR, from the coding sequence ATGGAATTTGTTGATGAGATAGATTCAACTCAAAAAGAGCTTTGCGAAAGAGTGAAACATGGCATTGTCAAAGAGCCATATTGCATAGTTACAAAATCCCAAACTAGCGGTATTGGAAGTAGGCAAAACAGCTGGATAAGTGAAAATGGAAATTTATATTTTTCTTTTTGTGTAAAAAAAATTCATCTTCCAAATGACATAAAAGATGTTTCTGTTTCTATATATTTTTCTTGTATTTTAAAAGAAATTTTAAATGAATTTGGCTCAAGAGTCTGGCTAAAATGGCCTAATGATTTTTATATAAATGATAAGAAAATAGGCGGCACAATTACTACAAAAATAAACGATTTTTTTATTTGTGGCATAGGTTTAAATTTAGTTAATTGCCCAACAAATGCGGCTTTTTTAGATATAACATTAAGTGCTAATGATATAGTTTATGCTTTTATAGATAGATTAAAAAAAAGAATTTCATGGAAGCAAATTTTTAGTAAGTTTTTGATAGAATTCCAAAAATCAAGAGAATTCACATTTCATAATGAAAATAATGAGTTAATTAGTTTAAAAAACGCTATTTTATGCGATGATGGTTCTATTTTGATAAATAACAAAAGGATGTATTCGTTAAGATGA
- a CDS encoding ParA family protein, whose translation MSEIIAIANQKGGVGKTTTAVNLAASLAVAEKKVLLIDVDPQANATTGMGFSRSDYEYNIYHVLTGRKKLSQIILKTDIPTLFLAPSNIGLVGIEQEISEKDSKLILKNKIAEILDDYDYIIIDCPPALGSITINALSASDSVIIPIQCEFYALEGLALILNTVKIIKKTINPKLNIKGFLPTMFSSQNNLAKETVANLQQHFNNKLFKDDNDALVVIPRNVKLAESPSFGKPVILYDIKSPGSQAYQSLAYSIMS comes from the coding sequence ATGAGTGAAATTATAGCTATTGCAAATCAAAAGGGTGGAGTAGGTAAAACCACAACGGCTGTAAATCTAGCAGCTTCTTTGGCTGTTGCAGAAAAGAAAGTTCTTCTTATAGATGTAGATCCACAAGCAAACGCAACCACTGGAATGGGATTTAGTAGAAGTGATTACGAGTATAATATTTATCATGTTTTAACTGGTAGAAAAAAACTTTCTCAAATCATTTTAAAAACAGATATCCCGACACTTTTTTTAGCACCTTCAAATATAGGTTTAGTTGGTATTGAACAAGAGATTAGTGAAAAAGATAGCAAGCTAATACTAAAAAACAAAATAGCTGAAATTTTAGATGATTATGATTATATAATCATAGATTGTCCGCCTGCTCTTGGTAGTATAACTATAAATGCTCTTAGTGCTAGCGATAGTGTTATTATACCGATTCAGTGCGAGTTTTATGCACTTGAGGGACTTGCTCTTATATTAAATACGGTAAAAATAATTAAAAAAACTATAAATCCTAAGTTAAATATTAAAGGATTTTTACCAACTATGTTTAGCTCACAAAATAATCTTGCAAAAGAAACGGTGGCAAATTTACAACAGCATTTCAACAACAAGCTTTTTAAAGATGATAATGATGCTTTAGTAGTAATTCCAAGAAATGTTAAACTAGCAGAAAGCCCAAGCTTTGGTAAACCTGTCATACTCTATGATATCAAATCACCTGGCTCTCAGGCATATCAAAGTTTAGCATATTCGATAATGAGTTAA
- a CDS encoding restriction endonuclease subunit S, which yields MNLKLKDIATISVGLLLNRKKASSKDKDKFNYKVISLKDFNDDAVYNHEFAENFIANEDLTQYLAQKGDILVRLREPNFAIYIDKDYPNLIYSSLVAKIRVKNFNPLFIAHYLNSSVVKRRLLKDISGTSIPTINIKNLENINIPKISLQKQEYLVKCLQEFRKNNQILKNLITQNKKVQKFIIENLEQGI from the coding sequence ATGAATTTAAAACTTAAAGATATAGCAACTATAAGCGTTGGGCTTTTGCTTAATCGCAAAAAAGCTAGCTCAAAAGATAAAGATAAATTTAACTATAAAGTTATCTCTTTAAAAGATTTTAACGACGATGCAGTTTATAACCACGAATTTGCAGAAAATTTCATTGCAAATGAAGATTTAACTCAGTATTTGGCGCAAAAAGGCGATATTTTGGTTAGGCTTAGGGAGCCAAATTTCGCTATTTATATAGATAAAGATTATCCAAATTTGATTTATTCATCATTAGTAGCAAAAATAAGAGTAAAAAATTTTAACCCACTTTTTATAGCTCATTATTTAAATAGTAGCGTCGTTAAAAGGCGTCTTTTAAAAGATATTTCCGGAACTTCTATACCTACCATAAATATAAAAAATTTAGAAAATATAAACATTCCTAAAATTTCTTTGCAAAAGCAAGAGTATTTAGTAAAATGCCTACAAGAATTTAGAAAAAATAATCAAATTTTAAAAAACCTGATAACCCAAAATAAAAAAGTCCAAAAATTTATAATAGAAAATTTAGAACAAGGAATTTAA
- a CDS encoding type I restriction-modification system subunit M, with translation MQKTSQNTINNIVWKACDTFRGTMDANDYKDYILTMLFVKYLSDFYKEKVEILSKDLKGNKERIKQRLKLEKFKLDETCSFEYLISKKDEVNIGEIINKALLKIEEDNSEKLAGIFRNIDFNDKLTLGDTKEKNAILKNLLEDFNDERLDLRPSKLVGNDIIGDAYEYLIAHFAESSGKKGGEFYTPSGVSTLLAKLVQPKEGSSIYDPTCGSGSLLIKTAKEIKSGIFRLYGQEKNSQTHALCRMNMFLHEINDSIIEWGDTLRNPLHLENGALKTFDIVIANPPFSLDKWGEEEAKNDIFDRFKFGIPPKSKGDYAFVLHMISSLNQNGTMGVILPHGVLFRGSKEGKIRQKLIEKNLLDAVIGLPVNLFFGTSIPACIMIFKKNRSNNDIFFIDASKDYEKGKNQNTITKSHIEKIVNAYKSRQNIDKFAYKVSFDEIKENDFNLNIPRYVDTYEEEELIDIKTTKDEISRLEHELKLSQNKINEYLRKLGL, from the coding sequence ATGCAAAAAACTTCTCAAAACACCATAAACAACATTGTTTGGAAAGCTTGTGATACATTTCGTGGGACAATGGATGCAAACGACTATAAAGACTACATTTTAACTATGCTTTTCGTAAAATATCTATCCGATTTTTACAAAGAAAAGGTTGAAATTCTCTCAAAAGATCTAAAAGGCAACAAAGAAAGAATCAAACAAAGACTAAAATTAGAAAAATTTAAACTTGATGAAACTTGCAGTTTTGAGTATCTCATCTCTAAAAAAGATGAAGTAAATATCGGCGAAATCATTAACAAAGCCCTTTTAAAAATAGAAGAAGATAATAGCGAAAAACTGGCTGGAATTTTTAGAAATATCGATTTTAACGACAAATTAACCTTAGGCGATACCAAAGAAAAAAACGCCATACTTAAAAATTTGCTTGAAGATTTTAACGATGAAAGGCTTGACTTACGCCCATCAAAGCTAGTTGGAAACGACATTATAGGTGATGCTTATGAGTATCTTATAGCTCACTTTGCAGAAAGTTCAGGCAAAAAAGGTGGCGAGTTTTACACACCAAGTGGAGTTTCAACGCTTTTAGCCAAACTTGTCCAGCCAAAAGAGGGAAGTTCTATTTACGATCCAACTTGTGGATCTGGCTCACTTCTTATTAAAACAGCAAAAGAGATTAAATCAGGAATTTTTCGCCTTTACGGACAGGAAAAAAACAGCCAAACTCACGCACTTTGTAGGATGAATATGTTTTTACACGAAATAAATGATTCCATAATTGAATGGGGCGATACGCTAAGAAATCCACTACATTTGGAAAATGGGGCTTTAAAAACTTTTGATATAGTTATTGCTAATCCACCTTTTAGCCTTGATAAATGGGGTGAAGAAGAGGCAAAAAATGACATTTTTGATAGGTTTAAATTTGGAATTCCGCCAAAAAGCAAGGGCGATTACGCTTTTGTTTTGCATATGATTAGCTCTTTAAATCAAAATGGAACTATGGGTGTTATTTTACCACACGGTGTGCTTTTTAGAGGATCAAAAGAAGGTAAAATTCGCCAAAAACTTATAGAAAAAAACTTACTTGACGCAGTTATCGGACTTCCTGTAAATCTTTTCTTTGGCACAAGTATCCCGGCTTGTATTATGATTTTTAAGAAAAATAGATCAAATAACGACATATTTTTTATAGATGCAAGCAAAGACTATGAAAAAGGTAAAAACCAAAACACCATTACAAAAAGCCATATCGAAAAAATCGTAAATGCTTACAAATCTCGCCAAAATATAGATAAATTCGCCTACAAGGTCAGCTTTGATGAGATAAAAGAAAATGATTTTAACCTAAATATACCACGCTATGTTGATACTTACGAAGAAGAAGAGCTAATCGACATAAAAACCACCAAAGATGAAATTTCACGCCTTGAACATGAGTTAAAGTTATCGCAAAATAAGATAAATGAGTATTTAAGGAAGTTAGGGCTATAA
- the atpA gene encoding F0F1 ATP synthase subunit alpha: MSEKIKVEEISSIIKERIENFDFSVDIEETGKVISIADGVASVYGIKNVMANEMVEFENGTKGLALNLEENSVGVVVLGSCANIKEGQSVKRLGKLLRVPVGDALIGRVVNALGEPIDGKGPIEATESRFVEEKAKGIMARKSVHEPLQTGLKAVDALVPIGRGQRELIIGDRQTGKTTVATDTIINQKGGDVICIYVAIGQKQSTVAQVVKKLEEYGAMDYTIVVSASASEAAALQYIAPYAGCTMGEYFRDNSRHALIIYDDLSKHAVAYREMSLILRRPPGREAYPGDVFYIHSRLLERASKLSDKLGAGSLTALPIIETQAGDVSAYIPTNVISITDGQIYLETNLFNSGVRPAINVGLSVSRVGGAAQIKAIKKVSGTLRLDLAQYRELQAFAQFASDLDESSRKQLERGQRMVEILKQPPYSPLGIEKQVVIIYAGSQGYLDDIPVSAISKFENELYPYIEAKCPELFEQILNKKALDKEIEELLIKALNDFKATFVVE, encoded by the coding sequence GTGAGTGAAAAAATTAAAGTTGAAGAAATTAGCTCTATAATCAAAGAAAGAATTGAAAATTTTGATTTTAGTGTTGATATTGAAGAAACTGGCAAGGTAATATCTATAGCCGATGGCGTTGCATCTGTTTATGGCATAAAAAATGTTATGGCAAATGAGATGGTTGAGTTTGAAAATGGAACAAAGGGTCTTGCTTTAAACCTAGAAGAAAATAGTGTTGGTGTAGTTGTTTTAGGAAGTTGTGCTAACATAAAAGAAGGTCAAAGTGTAAAAAGACTTGGCAAACTTCTAAGAGTTCCTGTTGGTGACGCTCTTATAGGAAGAGTTGTAAATGCTCTTGGTGAACCAATAGACGGCAAAGGTCCAATAGAAGCAACAGAAAGTAGATTTGTTGAAGAAAAAGCAAAAGGTATTATGGCTAGAAAATCTGTTCATGAGCCACTTCAAACAGGTCTTAAAGCTGTTGATGCACTTGTTCCAATCGGTAGAGGACAAAGAGAGCTTATCATAGGCGATAGGCAAACAGGAAAAACTACAGTTGCAACAGATACTATCATAAATCAAAAAGGCGGAGATGTTATTTGCATATATGTGGCAATAGGTCAAAAACAATCAACCGTAGCTCAAGTTGTTAAAAAACTTGAAGAGTATGGTGCTATGGATTATACTATAGTAGTAAGTGCTAGTGCAAGCGAGGCTGCTGCACTTCAATACATCGCTCCTTATGCAGGGTGCACAATGGGTGAGTATTTTAGAGATAATTCAAGACATGCTTTGATAATATATGATGATTTAAGCAAACACGCAGTAGCATATCGTGAAATGTCGCTTATCTTAAGAAGACCACCGGGAAGAGAAGCGTATCCTGGAGATGTTTTTTATATTCACTCAAGACTTTTAGAAAGAGCAAGTAAATTAAGCGATAAATTAGGAGCTGGCTCACTAACAGCGCTTCCTATTATAGAAACACAAGCAGGGGATGTTTCTGCTTATATTCCAACTAATGTTATTTCTATTACAGATGGTCAAATTTATCTTGAAACAAATCTTTTTAACTCAGGTGTTAGACCGGCTATAAATGTTGGACTTTCTGTATCAAGAGTTGGTGGTGCAGCTCAGATTAAAGCTATTAAAAAAGTTTCAGGAACCTTGAGACTTGACTTGGCACAATATCGCGAACTTCAAGCATTTGCACAATTCGCAAGTGATCTTGATGAGAGCAGTAGAAAGCAACTTGAAAGAGGACAAAGAATGGTTGAGATATTAAAACAACCTCCTTATTCACCTCTTGGTATTGAGAAACAAGTTGTTATAATATATGCAGGAAGCCAAGGGTATTTAGATGATATTCCAGTATCTGCTATATCTAAATTTGAAAATGAGCTTTATCCATATATAGAAGCAAAATGTCCTGAACTTTTTGAGCAAATTTTAAATAAAAAAGCACTTGATAAAGAAATAGAGGAGTTGCTTATTAAAGCATTAAATGATTTTAAGGCGACTTTTGTAGTTGAATAA
- a CDS encoding F0F1 ATP synthase subunit B, whose product MKTKILFVLFVPIFLFSATSDAPKDYDIVPRTINFIIFAAILYYLIAQPLKNFFINRSNGIAKRLEAISEKLKDSKNKKEAAIKRVDEANVLAKDIINTAHKEAENLKKGVEKDLSQDIANLIKNYDNQKEFEKRKMTKEAVCKVLDEIFAEKNLKLDQSDLVDIVLKKVG is encoded by the coding sequence TTGAAAACCAAGATACTTTTTGTATTGTTTGTGCCGATATTTCTTTTCAGTGCTACTTCTGATGCACCAAAAGATTATGATATAGTGCCAAGAACTATAAATTTTATTATATTTGCAGCGATACTATACTATTTAATTGCACAGCCTTTAAAGAATTTTTTTATAAATAGAAGTAATGGTATAGCAAAAAGATTAGAAGCTATTTCAGAAAAATTAAAAGATTCAAAAAACAAAAAAGAAGCAGCTATAAAAAGAGTTGATGAAGCAAATGTACTTGCAAAAGATATTATCAATACTGCACATAAAGAAGCTGAAAATTTAAAAAAAGGCGTTGAAAAAGATTTATCTCAAGATATAGCAAATTTGATTAAAAATTATGATAATCAAAAAGAATTTGAAAAACGCAAGATGACAAAAGAAGCTGTTTGTAAAGTTTTGGATGAAATTTTTGCAGAAAAAAATCTAAAACTAGATCAAAGCGATTTGGTTGATATTGTTCTTAAGAAGGTTGGATAA
- a CDS encoding F0F1 ATP synthase subunit delta — translation MSDQVSKKYVKAILSEFKNEELDYVISTLNDIKSAFFIEKFNYVVTSPMLNNSQKAAFILSLVDNPNSKFINFIKLLSENKRLTIIPSIAKELNHANAISKKIYKGVVYTKFNLLDEQKKLLEDSFSKKFNAKVVFDFYTNDFNGIKISIPDLGAEINFSIDRLKDMMSEYILKAI, via the coding sequence ATGAGCGATCAAGTTTCTAAAAAATATGTTAAAGCCATTTTAAGCGAGTTTAAAAACGAAGAATTAGACTATGTTATATCAACACTAAATGACATAAAGTCAGCTTTTTTTATAGAAAAATTTAATTATGTGGTAACTTCACCAATGCTAAATAACTCTCAAAAAGCAGCTTTTATATTGTCATTAGTTGATAATCCCAATTCTAAATTTATAAATTTTATAAAATTATTATCTGAAAATAAAAGATTAACAATAATACCTAGTATAGCAAAAGAGTTAAACCACGCAAATGCTATATCTAAAAAAATATATAAAGGTGTGGTTTATACTAAATTTAATCTTTTGGACGAACAAAAAAAACTTTTAGAAGATAGTTTTTCAAAGAAATTTAACGCAAAAGTTGTATTTGATTTTTATACAAATGATTTTAATGGTATAAAAATTAGCATACCAGATCTTGGTGCCGAGATTAATTTTTCTATCGATAGGCTCAAAGATATGATGAGTGAATATATATTAAAAGCAATATAA
- a CDS encoding ParB/RepB/Spo0J family partition protein → MAKKPSLGRGLEAILGDVEEAYVRELESGSKSDMVLELQVSKILPNPFQPRKNFDKNALEELAASIQKHGLLQPIVVKQDGENYVIIAGERRFRATKILGKETIRAIVADMKSQNLRELALIENIQREDLNPIELANSYKELIDEYNITQDALADIIKKSRAQITNTLRLLTLDDKTKHYLSIGEISQGHAKIMVGLSKNDELAVLDTIIGQKLSVRDTENLVKNIKNQKIDKNKTNTSKNINYIDEFNILKIALNEIGINSTLKGKNIILKFNDIDSLKNLIEKIK, encoded by the coding sequence ATGGCAAAAAAACCAAGTTTAGGAAGAGGCTTAGAGGCTATATTAGGTGATGTTGAAGAGGCTTATGTAAGAGAGCTAGAAAGTGGTTCTAAAAGCGATATGGTTTTAGAATTACAAGTTAGTAAAATACTTCCAAACCCATTTCAACCTAGAAAAAATTTTGATAAAAACGCACTTGAAGAGTTGGCTGCTTCTATACAAAAACATGGTCTGTTGCAGCCAATAGTAGTTAAGCAAGATGGCGAAAATTATGTAATAATAGCTGGCGAAAGAAGATTTAGAGCAACTAAAATTTTAGGTAAAGAGACTATAAGAGCTATAGTGGCTGATATGAAGTCTCAAAATTTAAGAGAACTTGCTTTGATAGAAAATATTCAAAGAGAAGATTTAAATCCAATAGAACTTGCAAACTCATATAAAGAACTCATAGATGAGTATAATATAACACAAGATGCTCTTGCAGACATAATTAAAAAATCTCGTGCTCAGATAACAAACACTCTTAGGCTTTTAACACTAGATGATAAAACAAAGCATTATTTGAGTATAGGAGAAATTTCGCAAGGTCATGCAAAGATAATGGTAGGATTAAGCAAAAACGATGAGCTTGCTGTTTTAGATACGATAATAGGTCAAAAGCTTAGTGTTAGAGATACTGAAAATTTAGTAAAAAATATAAAAAATCAAAAAATAGATAAAAACAAAACAAACACTTCTAAAAACATTAATTACATAGATGAGTTTAATATATTAAAAATAGCACTCAATGAAATAGGTATAAATAGCACACTTAAAGGCAAAAATATAATTTTAAAATTTAATGATATCGATAGTTTAAAAAATTTAATTGAAAAAATAAAGTAA
- a CDS encoding methionyl-tRNA formyltransferase produces MNIVFMGTPDFAKNILKELLLENFCIKALVCAEDKAVGRKMILTPPDTKKFILQNYPSVEILQPKTLKDKTIVEHIKNLNPDFIVVAAYGKILPKEVLDIVPCINLHGSILPKYRGASPIQSMILNADNLFGVTAMKMGEGLDNGDMLGFSMCENNGQNSTELFEMLSTMAGKLCVKVLRNYDNIMPLKQFDAISSSCVKIKKSDGVISFDNNIDDVMSKFKAYFGWPGIYFENGLKLLDIRKNSNKNIDKKGIITNITKDGFCMSFNGGELEILSLQEVSKKAVLAKDFINGKRLKVGDGIC; encoded by the coding sequence ATGAATATAGTTTTTATGGGAACTCCAGATTTTGCTAAAAATATTTTAAAAGAGCTTTTATTAGAGAATTTTTGTATTAAAGCTTTAGTTTGTGCTGAGGATAAAGCTGTTGGCAGAAAGATGATATTAACACCACCTGATACTAAAAAATTTATTTTGCAAAATTATCCTAGCGTAGAAATTTTGCAGCCCAAAACACTCAAAGATAAAACTATAGTAGAGCATATAAAAAATTTAAATCCTGATTTTATAGTTGTTGCTGCTTATGGAAAAATTTTACCAAAAGAGGTTTTAGATATCGTACCTTGTATAAATTTACATGGCTCAATTTTACCGAAATATCGTGGTGCAAGTCCGATACAATCTATGATTTTAAACGCAGATAATCTCTTTGGTGTAACTGCTATGAAAATGGGCGAGGGGCTTGATAATGGGGATATGCTAGGTTTTAGTATGTGTGAAAATAACGGGCAAAACTCAACTGAGCTTTTTGAAATGCTTTCAACAATGGCTGGAAAATTATGTGTAAAAGTGTTAAGAAACTATGATAACATTATGCCTTTAAAACAATTTGATGCTATTTCATCTAGCTGTGTGAAAATTAAAAAAAGTGATGGTGTTATAAGTTTTGATAATAATATAGATGATGTGATGAGTAAATTTAAAGCTTATTTTGGTTGGCCTGGAATTTATTTTGAAAACGGCTTAAAACTTTTAGACATAAGAAAAAACTCAAATAAAAATATCGATAAAAAAGGAATTATAACAAATATAACAAAAGATGGTTTTTGTATGTCTTTTAATGGCGGCGAGTTAGAGATTTTATCTCTTCAAGAAGTTAGTAAAAAAGCGGTATTGGCAAAAGATTTTATAAACGGAAAAAGGCTAAAAGTTGGTGATGGAATTTGTTGA